One Papaver somniferum cultivar HN1 chromosome 10, ASM357369v1, whole genome shotgun sequence genomic window carries:
- the LOC113316380 gene encoding uncharacterized protein LOC113316380, with product MDEAPVTFESEDIEEDMEDHNDSLVLTLRVAGCNIKKILIDGGSSINVLFYDTFKRMELNDEHLMISYYTIYGFNEASTKPLGDIVLQVDAGPTKVDTRFSVVDAPSPYNAIIG from the coding sequence ATGGATGAAGCGCCTGTGACCTTCGAATCTGAAGATATCgaggaagatatggaagatcacaaTGATTCTTTGGTCCTCACATTGCGAGTAGCGGGTTGCAATATCAAGAAGATCCTCATCGATGGTGGGAGCTCGATTAATGTTCTGTTCTATGATACGTTTAAACGTATGGAGCTTAATGACGAACATCTAATGATATCGTATtataccatctacggattcaatgagGCATCAACGAAGCCCTTGGGGGATATTGTTTTGCAAGTAGACGCGGGACCAACGAAAGTTGATACTCGATTCAGCGTAGTAGATGCTCCTTCCCCTTACAACGCAATCATCGGTTGA